The DNA window GCTTCAAATTTTCTACATGAAGGGAGTGTGGCATGGCCGCACGCTATAAGACGACCACCCTTGGCGGCAAGCCGATTCTGTCGCATCGAAAGGTCTGGATTCAGTTCCGCGGGGAGATCCCGGTGGGCTATCACGTCCACCATAAAAACGGCGACCCATTCGATAACCGAATCGAGAATCTTGAGCTGTTGAGCGCCGCCGATCACGCAGCGCGCCACACGCGAGGCCGCGAGCCCTGGAACAAAGGAAACCGCTATGGATTAACGGACGCTTATCGCCGATCAACCATATCCAGAATGGCTAACCACCGCAAGATATGCGAGCGCACCTATGACCTCTGGAAATCTGGATACACACAAACTCGCGTGGCTGAAATCATGGGGATTAGCCG is part of the Thiocystis violascens DSM 198 genome and encodes:
- a CDS encoding HNH endonuclease signature motif containing protein; amino-acid sequence: MAARYKTTTLGGKPILSHRKVWIQFRGEIPVGYHVHHKNGDPFDNRIENLELLSAADHAARHTRGREPWNKGNRYGLTDAYRRSTISRMANHRKICERTYDLWKSGYTQTRVAEIMGISRRQVCDRLRSYRANCHDD